The following proteins are co-located in the Pyrococcus abyssi GE5 genome:
- a CDS encoding ASCH domain-containing protein, with translation MEWEMGLQEEYIELIKRGLKKIEGRLYDEKRRKIKPGDIIVFEGGKLKVRVKALRVYKSFKEMLEKEGIENVLPGVNSVEEGVKIYRKFYDEEREKKYGVVAIEIEPIEEG, from the coding sequence GTGGAATGGGAAATGGGATTGCAGGAAGAGTACATAGAGTTGATAAAGAGAGGACTTAAGAAAATCGAGGGCCGACTCTACGATGAGAAGAGGAGAAAGATAAAGCCAGGGGATATTATAGTTTTTGAGGGTGGTAAGCTTAAAGTTAGAGTAAAGGCCCTCAGAGTGTATAAATCCTTCAAGGAGATGCTCGAAAAAGAAGGAATAGAGAACGTTCTCCCAGGAGTTAATAGCGTTGAAGAGGGAGTTAAGATTTATAGAAAATTCTACGACGAGGAGAGGGAGAAGAAATATGGGGTAGTTGCGATTGAAATAGAGCCCATTGAGGAGGGATGA
- the glnA gene encoding type I glutamate--ammonia ligase, whose product MNVSEVKSGATRSPKFVQLIFVDINGMPKGMEIPASRLQEAIEDGISFDGSSVPGFQGIEDSDLIFKADPDTYVEVPWDNVARVYGYIYKDGKPYGADPRGVLKRVIEKLAEMGIKAYIGPEPEFYLFKKNGSWELEIPDVGGYFDILTLDKAKDIKREIAEYMPSFGLVPEVLHHEVGKAQHEIDFRYDEALKTADNIISFKYIVKAVAEVHGLYATFMPKPIYGMPGNGMHLHISLWKEGENIFKGEEGLSETALHFIGGLLKHAKALTAITNPTVNSYKRLVPGYEAPVYISWGYKNRSALIRVPAFWGNGARIEYRCPDPSANPYFAFAAILMAGLDGIKHKVEPFAYVEENVYEMDEGKRKELGIDTLPGSLGEALDELEKDKVVREALGEAYKNFIEYKRKEWESYLEYLEAKHLPKDTKRVTEWELERYFFI is encoded by the coding sequence ATGAACGTTAGTGAGGTTAAAAGTGGAGCAACAAGGAGCCCAAAATTCGTCCAGCTTATCTTTGTCGACATAAACGGAATGCCCAAGGGAATGGAGATCCCGGCGTCTAGGCTACAGGAGGCTATAGAAGATGGCATCTCATTTGATGGTTCCTCAGTTCCTGGGTTCCAGGGAATTGAGGACAGTGATTTAATATTTAAAGCGGATCCAGACACGTACGTTGAGGTTCCCTGGGACAACGTGGCTAGGGTTTACGGTTACATATACAAAGACGGAAAGCCCTACGGTGCTGATCCCAGGGGAGTTCTCAAAAGGGTTATCGAAAAGCTGGCTGAGATGGGTATTAAGGCGTACATAGGTCCAGAGCCAGAGTTTTACCTGTTCAAAAAGAACGGAAGCTGGGAGCTTGAAATTCCCGACGTTGGAGGGTACTTTGACATACTAACGCTCGACAAGGCCAAGGATATTAAAAGAGAAATAGCGGAGTACATGCCTTCTTTTGGCCTTGTTCCGGAGGTCCTGCACCACGAAGTTGGAAAAGCTCAGCATGAAATAGACTTCCGCTACGATGAGGCCTTGAAAACTGCTGACAATATAATAAGCTTCAAGTACATAGTTAAAGCTGTAGCTGAAGTGCATGGGCTCTACGCTACGTTCATGCCGAAGCCGATCTATGGAATGCCTGGAAATGGGATGCACCTCCATATAAGCCTTTGGAAGGAGGGCGAGAACATTTTCAAGGGTGAAGAAGGGTTAAGCGAAACGGCCTTACACTTCATAGGTGGCCTCTTAAAGCATGCAAAAGCCTTGACGGCGATAACCAATCCGACGGTTAACAGCTACAAGAGGTTGGTTCCAGGATACGAGGCTCCAGTTTACATAAGCTGGGGTTACAAGAACAGGAGCGCCCTCATAAGGGTTCCAGCATTCTGGGGTAACGGGGCTAGGATAGAGTATCGCTGTCCAGATCCGAGTGCAAATCCATATTTCGCCTTCGCAGCGATATTAATGGCTGGACTGGACGGAATAAAGCACAAGGTAGAGCCATTCGCCTACGTTGAGGAGAACGTTTATGAGATGGATGAGGGGAAAAGGAAAGAACTTGGCATAGACACTTTACCAGGAAGCTTAGGTGAGGCGTTGGATGAGCTGGAGAAGGATAAGGTCGTTAGGGAAGCCCTTGGAGAGGCTTACAAGAACTTCATAGAGTACAAGAGAAAGGAATGGGAGAGCTATTTGGAGTACCTAGAGGCAAAGCACCTTCCAAAGGACACGAAGAGGGTAACAGAGTGGGAGCTTGAGAGGTACTTCTTCATCTAA
- a CDS encoding DUF61 family protein, producing the protein MERVERIIEFEIARINSHLPRARKSLKDLLNMEEPMITLRDGSVHYFKRQELELLASLLDEEEIAMLRLPMVLEISTVERDKIIIRGKVEAKVIRKILGFEEAIIEEPILKLPRYYLPKIRRILPTTTVHAFIVEW; encoded by the coding sequence ATGGAGAGGGTTGAGAGGATAATAGAGTTCGAAATAGCGAGGATAAATTCTCATCTGCCGAGAGCTAGGAAATCGCTGAAAGATCTCCTTAACATGGAGGAGCCGATGATAACGCTAAGGGATGGAAGCGTACACTATTTCAAGAGACAGGAGCTCGAACTCTTGGCCAGCTTATTAGATGAGGAGGAGATTGCAATGTTAAGGCTTCCTATGGTGCTGGAGATAAGCACCGTTGAAAGGGATAAGATAATAATTCGGGGAAAAGTAGAGGCTAAGGTAATAAGGAAAATTCTCGGTTTTGAAGAGGCTATCATCGAGGAGCCAATTCTCAAGTTGCCTAGGTATTATCTTCCAAAGATAAGGAGAATCCTCCCAACGACCACCGTTCATGCCTTTATAGTTGAGTGGTGA
- a CDS encoding adenosylcobalamin-dependent ribonucleoside-diphosphate reductase, whose protein sequence is MPVEKVMKRDGRIVPFDESRIRWAVQRAMWEVGVRDERKLDEVVKNIVKRINELYDGKIPHIENIQDIVELELMRAGLFEVAKAYILYRKKKAEIREEKKRILNKKELDEIDKRFSINALRVLASRYLKRDENGNIIESPRELFERVSILAVIPDLLYDERVFDKDGNYKQDLKRVEYYLENFEKFDGKYSIGKYKLNKYHFERMVNLYRELAEKGKMKVSIDEFLSMLERGEFDKYEKEIEEYFKLMTNQVFMPNTPALINSGRPLGMLSACFVVPIEDDMESIMKAAHDVAMIQKMGGGCIDGNAKIIFENEGEEHLTTMAEMYERYRHLGEFYDENYNRWGIDVSSVPIYVKSFDPETRRVVKGRVRAIWKYELGEEIPKYEIRTHKGTKILTSPWHPFFVLTPDFEVIEKRADELKVGDILIGGMPDGEDHELIFDYWLAGFIAGNGNLDDSEREYKARELLDGIENGIPPKILRKGKNAVLSFITGLFDAEGHVNDKSGIELGMVNKKLIEAVTHYLNSLGIKARMREKRRKNGIDYIMHVEEYSSLLRFYELIGKHLQNNEKKEKLEILLHKHNGGAFDLSLNFNAFKEWASRYGVEFKTNGNQILAIIGNEKVSLGQWHARGHVSKAVLVKMLRKLYEVTKNDEVKEMLHLIESLEVVKEITITNEPKTFYDLTVDKYQNYLAGENGMIFVHNTGLNFSKLRPEGDIVGTTTGAACFTGDTRILTEKGLIPIEEIVHETGKKPKVVTHAGLKDIIETYDNGEMEVFRVTTEDGYELKVTGDHKFLVFDENGNPTLKPLKELKVGDYVYILAPEWKGGEYVELDTNIELKGKGYNVNLPSKLDEKLAYLLGIIYADGHIRHYFENGKRKNSKIEIYLHQDETEIKEKVKRYFKEIFGIEPKEFLKEEQHKVILVIPSTKIVKFLEINGLLKDKSENIRVPEAIFRSRPSVIAAFLAGFFDGDGSIDQNYRIAFKSISREFIKEAQLLFLALGIVTSIQEYNPPNPNNKTVYTLRVQTRDMKIKAFNVLKESVKLSKIMKEAISKLEENGKNKKFSFPFNAIYHIKDPKIRAKIQRDYKILSYNSKVTHRAFINNILKLKEELGLDDEEVKYFEMLSKLYPTKITKIEPLGKAHVYDLQVEDVHLLTGNGIYTSNSGPVSFMHLIDAVSDVIKQGGVRRGANMGILEIWHPDIEKFIHAKEKNIGTNVLSNFNISVGIWEDFWEALKEGKKYPLINPRTGEVVKEIDPKTLFEELAYMAWAKADPGVIFFDIINRRNVLKEAKGGPIRATNPCVVGETRILTPEGYIKAEELFKLAKERGKMEAIAVEGIAEGGEPYAYSLEILLPGDKQVKYETVHGNAVEVADPVSVPAYVWKVGMKEVARVRTKEGYEITATLDHKLMTPEGWKEIKDLKPGDKILLPRFEVEEDFGSESIGEDLAFVLGWFIGDGYLNVKDKRAWFYFNAEKEEEIAWKIREILAKRFEIKAEPHRYGNQIKLGVRGKAYEWLESIVKTNEKRIPEIVYRLKPNEIASFLRGLFSADGYVDNDMAIRLTSKSRELLREVQDLLLLFGILSKIYERPYKREFKYTTKDGEERTYTTEGYYELVIANYSRKIFAERIGLEGYKMEKLSLEKIKVDEPIVTVESVEILGKKLVYDFTVPEHHMYISNGFMSHNCGEEPLYEYESCNLASINLAKFVKYDENGKPYFDWDEYAYVIQKVAKYLDNSIDVNKFPLPEIDYNTKLTRRIGVGMMGLADALFKLGIPYNSEEGFKFMRKVTEYLTFYAYKYSIEAAKKRGTFPLYEKTGYPKGELPVEGFYHPEIWNLPWDKLVEEIKKYGVRNAMVTTCPPTGSVSMIADTSSGIEPIFALVYKKSVTVGEFYYVDPVFEAELKRRGLYSEELLKKISDNYGSVQGLEEIPEDMRRVFVTALDIHWLDHLLAQANIQMWLTDSASKTINMINEATVEDVKAAYLIAHFLGCKGVTVYRDGSLSVQVYSVEGEKKRRYKPKPSEYAKKVLLEIVEKEPWIKNFINVDEILNGKRQELNFSLTGLKRETHEVKKVEVKQQNNKIPEEKIKELLGVVYCPVCYEREGKLVELRMESGCATCPVCGWSKCVIS, encoded by the coding sequence ATGCCAGTTGAAAAAGTGATGAAACGCGATGGAAGGATAGTACCCTTCGATGAGTCACGTATAAGGTGGGCTGTACAAAGGGCAATGTGGGAAGTAGGAGTTAGAGACGAGAGGAAGCTGGATGAGGTAGTTAAGAATATTGTCAAGAGGATTAATGAACTTTACGATGGAAAGATTCCTCACATAGAGAACATACAAGATATAGTCGAGCTCGAATTGATGAGAGCAGGCCTATTCGAGGTTGCAAAGGCTTACATTCTCTACAGAAAGAAGAAGGCTGAAATAAGGGAGGAGAAGAAGAGGATACTTAACAAGAAAGAGCTAGATGAGATAGATAAGAGGTTCTCGATAAACGCTCTCAGGGTTTTAGCCTCTAGGTACCTAAAGAGGGACGAAAACGGAAACATTATTGAGAGCCCCAGGGAGCTCTTCGAGAGAGTCTCGATTCTAGCGGTAATCCCAGATTTACTTTACGATGAGAGGGTATTCGACAAGGATGGAAACTACAAGCAGGATTTAAAGAGGGTTGAATACTACCTGGAAAACTTTGAAAAGTTCGACGGAAAGTATTCAATAGGTAAATACAAGCTCAACAAGTACCACTTCGAGAGGATGGTCAATCTATACAGGGAACTCGCCGAGAAGGGTAAGATGAAGGTTTCGATAGATGAGTTCCTCAGCATGCTTGAGAGGGGAGAGTTCGACAAGTACGAGAAGGAAATTGAGGAATATTTCAAGCTAATGACTAATCAAGTTTTCATGCCCAACACTCCAGCGCTCATAAACTCAGGTAGACCACTTGGAATGCTCTCTGCTTGCTTCGTTGTTCCGATAGAAGATGATATGGAGAGCATAATGAAAGCGGCACACGATGTTGCCATGATACAGAAGATGGGCGGTGGATGTATAGACGGAAACGCAAAGATAATCTTCGAGAACGAGGGAGAAGAGCACTTAACAACAATGGCTGAGATGTATGAGAGGTACAGACACTTAGGCGAATTTTATGATGAGAATTACAACAGGTGGGGTATAGACGTTTCAAGCGTTCCTATATATGTGAAATCGTTCGATCCAGAGACGAGGAGAGTCGTCAAGGGGAGGGTCAGGGCAATCTGGAAGTATGAACTTGGAGAGGAAATTCCTAAGTATGAAATCAGAACCCACAAAGGAACCAAAATATTAACATCTCCTTGGCATCCGTTCTTCGTTCTGACTCCTGACTTCGAAGTAATAGAAAAGAGAGCTGACGAACTAAAGGTAGGAGACATTTTGATAGGTGGAATGCCTGATGGAGAAGATCATGAATTAATATTCGACTACTGGCTTGCCGGATTCATAGCAGGGAATGGAAATCTCGATGACAGTGAGAGAGAGTATAAAGCCAGGGAACTCTTAGATGGGATAGAAAATGGAATTCCTCCCAAAATACTGAGAAAAGGTAAAAATGCAGTTTTATCTTTCATAACTGGCTTGTTTGATGCAGAGGGTCATGTAAACGATAAGTCAGGTATCGAGCTCGGAATGGTGAACAAAAAGCTAATAGAGGCTGTTACTCACTACTTGAACTCCCTCGGAATAAAGGCAAGAATGAGAGAGAAGAGGAGAAAAAATGGAATTGACTATATAATGCATGTCGAAGAGTACTCATCGCTTCTAAGGTTCTATGAGCTTATAGGAAAACACCTCCAGAATAATGAAAAGAAAGAAAAGCTTGAGATTCTCCTGCACAAACACAATGGAGGGGCATTTGATCTCTCACTAAACTTCAACGCCTTCAAGGAGTGGGCATCCAGATACGGCGTTGAATTTAAGACTAACGGTAACCAGATCCTCGCCATTATAGGGAATGAAAAGGTATCCCTTGGTCAGTGGCATGCGAGAGGGCATGTCTCTAAGGCAGTCCTTGTGAAGATGCTTAGAAAGCTCTACGAGGTTACGAAAAACGATGAAGTAAAAGAAATGCTCCATCTCATTGAAAGTCTTGAAGTCGTTAAAGAGATAACAATAACGAATGAACCCAAGACGTTCTATGATCTCACGGTAGATAAATATCAGAATTATCTAGCCGGAGAGAACGGAATGATCTTCGTCCACAATACTGGCCTTAATTTCTCAAAACTTCGTCCAGAAGGAGACATTGTTGGAACAACTACGGGGGCAGCCTGTTTTACTGGGGACACGAGGATCCTAACAGAAAAAGGTCTAATCCCAATTGAGGAAATAGTACACGAAACTGGGAAAAAACCAAAGGTAGTGACTCATGCTGGATTAAAGGATATCATTGAGACCTATGATAATGGTGAAATGGAAGTATTCAGAGTTACAACCGAAGATGGTTACGAACTCAAGGTTACTGGTGACCATAAATTCCTAGTCTTCGACGAGAATGGAAATCCGACACTTAAGCCTCTCAAGGAATTAAAAGTTGGAGACTATGTCTACATTCTAGCCCCTGAGTGGAAGGGTGGAGAATACGTAGAATTAGATACAAATATAGAGCTCAAAGGAAAGGGATACAATGTCAACTTACCAAGCAAACTCGATGAGAAGCTCGCTTATCTCTTAGGAATTATCTATGCCGATGGCCACATTAGGCATTACTTCGAAAATGGAAAGAGAAAGAATTCAAAAATAGAGATATACCTCCACCAAGATGAAACCGAAATAAAAGAGAAGGTTAAGAGATACTTCAAGGAGATTTTTGGCATTGAACCTAAGGAGTTCTTAAAGGAGGAGCAGCATAAGGTGATCCTTGTAATTCCTTCAACGAAAATAGTGAAGTTCTTAGAAATTAATGGGCTCCTAAAGGACAAATCTGAAAATATAAGGGTGCCGGAAGCTATATTCAGAAGCAGGCCTTCAGTAATTGCTGCATTTTTAGCAGGATTCTTTGACGGGGATGGATCAATAGACCAAAACTATAGGATAGCCTTCAAATCCATTTCAAGGGAGTTCATAAAAGAAGCTCAGCTCCTATTCCTAGCACTAGGCATAGTAACAAGTATACAGGAGTACAATCCACCGAATCCAAATAACAAAACTGTTTACACCCTGAGAGTCCAAACAAGGGACATGAAAATTAAAGCATTTAACGTCTTAAAGGAATCAGTTAAACTTTCAAAGATTATGAAAGAAGCCATCAGTAAACTTGAAGAGAATGGAAAGAATAAGAAGTTCTCGTTCCCATTTAATGCAATTTACCACATAAAAGATCCCAAGATCAGAGCAAAGATACAGAGGGACTACAAGATTCTCTCTTATAACTCAAAGGTCACTCACAGGGCATTTATAAACAACATACTAAAATTGAAGGAGGAATTAGGGCTTGACGATGAGGAAGTTAAGTACTTTGAAATGCTATCAAAGCTCTATCCAACTAAGATCACAAAGATTGAACCTCTAGGAAAAGCCCACGTCTATGATCTTCAAGTTGAAGACGTTCACCTCCTTACCGGGAACGGAATTTACACATCCAATAGTGGTCCCGTTTCGTTCATGCACCTCATAGATGCCGTTAGTGACGTAATAAAGCAAGGAGGAGTCAGAAGAGGAGCAAATATGGGAATTTTAGAGATTTGGCATCCAGACATTGAGAAGTTCATTCACGCTAAAGAAAAGAACATAGGGACAAATGTCCTCTCGAACTTCAACATTAGCGTTGGAATATGGGAAGACTTCTGGGAGGCGTTAAAAGAAGGAAAGAAATATCCACTAATCAACCCAAGGACCGGAGAAGTTGTTAAGGAAATCGATCCAAAGACACTCTTTGAGGAGCTAGCCTACATGGCATGGGCCAAGGCCGATCCTGGAGTTATATTCTTTGACATAATAAACAGGAGGAACGTCTTGAAAGAAGCAAAGGGAGGGCCAATAAGGGCTACTAACCCCTGTGTCGTAGGGGAAACAAGAATTCTAACACCCGAGGGATACATAAAGGCGGAAGAGTTATTCAAATTAGCAAAGGAAAGGGGTAAAATGGAAGCCATAGCGGTCGAAGGTATAGCAGAGGGGGGAGAACCCTACGCATATTCCCTTGAGATTCTCCTACCAGGAGATAAGCAGGTTAAATACGAAACCGTTCACGGAAATGCCGTTGAAGTCGCAGACCCAGTTTCAGTTCCAGCTTACGTCTGGAAGGTCGGGATGAAGGAAGTAGCCCGCGTGAGAACAAAGGAAGGCTACGAAATAACGGCAACGCTAGATCACAAACTAATGACGCCCGAAGGATGGAAGGAGATCAAGGATTTAAAGCCAGGTGACAAGATACTCTTGCCTAGATTTGAGGTTGAAGAGGACTTCGGAAGCGAAAGCATTGGAGAGGATTTGGCATTCGTTCTCGGGTGGTTCATCGGAGATGGTTATCTCAATGTGAAAGATAAACGAGCATGGTTCTACTTTAACGCAGAAAAAGAAGAAGAGATTGCATGGAAAATAAGGGAGATATTAGCGAAACGCTTTGAAATCAAGGCCGAGCCTCACCGCTACGGCAACCAGATTAAGCTCGGTGTCCGCGGAAAGGCTTACGAATGGCTTGAAAGCATCGTCAAGACGAATGAGAAGCGCATTCCCGAGATTGTGTACAGACTGAAGCCCAACGAGATTGCCTCGTTCCTACGTGGTCTCTTTAGTGCTGACGGTTACGTCGATAATGACATGGCAATAAGGCTTACCTCAAAGAGTAGGGAGCTCCTTAGGGAAGTTCAGGACTTACTTCTACTATTTGGAATATTGTCGAAGATATATGAGAGACCATACAAGAGGGAATTTAAGTACACTACTAAGGATGGAGAGGAAAGAACGTATACAACTGAGGGTTATTACGAGCTAGTTATAGCAAACTATAGCAGGAAGATCTTCGCGGAGAGGATTGGTCTTGAAGGTTACAAGATGGAGAAGCTTAGTCTCGAGAAGATCAAGGTTGATGAACCTATTGTTACAGTTGAAAGCGTTGAAATCCTTGGGAAGAAACTCGTCTATGACTTTACAGTTCCTGAGCATCACATGTACATAAGCAACGGCTTCATGAGCCATAACTGTGGAGAGGAGCCCCTCTATGAATACGAATCCTGTAACCTTGCAAGCATAAATCTAGCAAAGTTCGTGAAGTACGACGAAAACGGGAAGCCATACTTCGACTGGGACGAGTACGCTTACGTTATCCAGAAGGTCGCAAAGTATCTGGACAATTCGATTGACGTGAACAAGTTCCCGTTACCTGAGATAGACTACAACACGAAGCTCACCAGGAGGATAGGCGTTGGAATGATGGGCTTAGCGGATGCGCTCTTTAAGCTTGGAATACCCTACAACAGCGAGGAAGGCTTCAAGTTCATGAGGAAGGTTACTGAGTATCTAACCTTCTACGCCTACAAGTACTCGATAGAGGCTGCAAAGAAGAGGGGAACCTTCCCACTCTACGAAAAGACTGGATATCCAAAAGGAGAGCTGCCGGTAGAGGGATTCTATCACCCGGAGATATGGAACCTGCCATGGGATAAATTGGTTGAGGAGATAAAGAAGTATGGAGTTAGGAATGCCATGGTAACGACCTGCCCACCAACAGGCTCTGTCTCAATGATTGCAGACACGTCAAGTGGAATTGAACCGATATTTGCATTGGTTTACAAGAAGAGCGTTACCGTCGGAGAGTTCTACTATGTAGATCCAGTGTTTGAGGCAGAGCTTAAGAGGAGAGGGCTCTACAGTGAGGAGTTGCTTAAGAAGATAAGCGACAACTATGGAAGCGTTCAAGGGCTAGAAGAGATTCCAGAGGATATGAGGAGGGTTTTCGTGACCGCTTTAGATATTCACTGGCTAGACCACCTGCTAGCACAGGCCAACATTCAGATGTGGCTCACCGATTCAGCTAGCAAGACGATAAACATGATTAACGAGGCGACGGTTGAAGACGTTAAGGCCGCTTACCTAATAGCCCACTTCCTGGGCTGTAAGGGAGTAACCGTTTACAGGGACGGCTCGCTGAGCGTTCAGGTTTACAGCGTCGAAGGAGAAAAGAAGAGGAGATACAAGCCGAAGCCGAGTGAATACGCAAAGAAAGTTCTACTGGAGATAGTCGAGAAGGAGCCCTGGATAAAGAATTTCATAAACGTCGATGAGATACTAAACGGAAAACGCCAAGAGCTCAACTTCTCATTAACCGGCCTAAAGCGTGAGACTCATGAGGTTAAGAAGGTTGAAGTTAAGCAGCAAAACAATAAGATTCCGGAGGAGAAGATAAAAGAGCTCCTGGGAGTGGTTTACTGTCCAGTATGCTATGAGAGGGAGGGGAAGCTAGTGGAACTTAGAATGGAAAGCGGTTGTGCAACTTGTCCAGTGTGCGGATGGAGCAAGTGCGTGATCAGCTGA
- a CDS encoding HAD-IIA family hydrolase, with protein sequence MVCIIFDMDGVIYRGNKPIPGAKEVIEFLKGNNVRFLFLTNNSTKTPEMYREKLLNMGIDVPAEIIVTSGLATRIYMEKHYPPGKVFIIGGRGLIVEMKKLGWEIISLEEAKRGKWREIDYVVVGLDPELTYEKLKYATLAIRNGALFIGTNPDTTFPGEEGIYPGAGSIIAALKASTEKEPIIIGKPNRPMYEVIKERCPGEMWMVGDRLDTDIIFAKRFGMKAIMVLTGVHSLEDIKRLNIQPDLVLQDISHLVKYISTS encoded by the coding sequence ATGGTCTGCATAATATTTGATATGGATGGAGTTATATATAGGGGAAATAAACCAATCCCAGGAGCCAAGGAAGTTATAGAGTTCCTAAAAGGGAATAACGTGAGATTTCTCTTCTTAACTAACAACTCCACGAAAACGCCTGAAATGTACAGGGAGAAGTTGCTGAATATGGGCATCGATGTCCCGGCTGAAATCATAGTAACCTCCGGATTAGCCACAAGGATATACATGGAAAAGCACTATCCCCCAGGAAAAGTTTTCATCATCGGAGGCAGGGGATTAATAGTTGAAATGAAGAAGTTAGGTTGGGAAATAATAAGCTTGGAAGAGGCAAAAAGGGGCAAGTGGAGGGAAATAGACTACGTTGTGGTTGGCTTAGATCCAGAGTTAACCTATGAGAAGTTAAAGTATGCAACGTTGGCAATTAGAAACGGTGCACTGTTTATAGGAACGAATCCAGACACTACTTTTCCTGGGGAAGAAGGAATATACCCTGGAGCGGGCTCCATAATAGCTGCCCTAAAGGCCTCAACTGAGAAAGAACCGATAATAATAGGGAAGCCAAACCGACCGATGTACGAGGTAATAAAAGAAAGATGCCCAGGAGAGATGTGGATGGTCGGAGATAGGCTAGACACAGACATAATATTCGCCAAGAGATTTGGCATGAAGGCAATTATGGTTCTTACTGGGGTTCATTCTCTGGAAGATATTAAAAGGCTCAATATACAACCTGATTTAGTTCTACAAGATATTTCCCATTTGGTTAAGTACATCTCTACCTCGTAG
- a CDS encoding geranylgeranyl reductase family protein, protein MNYDALIIGGGPVGNYLASLLAGKMSVAVVERKGAFGGKACTGIIGAENYESLGLPDKAILNAFKGAFFISKTKVFEIHRQVPQAYLVDRKVLERELAKRAIKRGADYYLATNFVGFKDGKAILQHLDSRFEIKAKYYVGADGVNSKVAQEIGAKTRGEVLRGWELEVLGNFRREWVEVWVNKDINPEFFFWVAPINEEEARIGTFGDVESLAKFLKVRRINPSNVLEIKSGAVVLGWRSPWVKDNVALVGDAALHIKPTTAGGIVFGSYCARALAKAILNGNLAEYEKNCSWVKEQVKFGLRIRKVFKSLTQKEIEEIFEVLGSEDARKLIIEKADFDDHVKTAKALLRNPRLLARLIRIAPIILRTLL, encoded by the coding sequence ATGAACTACGATGCCCTGATAATCGGAGGTGGGCCAGTAGGAAATTACCTGGCGAGCTTATTGGCCGGGAAGATGAGCGTAGCGGTAGTCGAGAGAAAGGGGGCATTTGGAGGAAAGGCCTGTACTGGAATAATTGGGGCAGAGAACTATGAAAGTTTAGGATTACCCGATAAAGCGATATTGAACGCATTCAAAGGAGCTTTTTTCATCTCGAAAACGAAGGTCTTCGAGATACATAGGCAAGTCCCCCAAGCTTACCTAGTAGATAGAAAGGTACTCGAGAGGGAACTTGCAAAGAGGGCAATTAAGAGAGGTGCTGATTACTACTTAGCAACGAATTTCGTTGGTTTTAAAGATGGAAAAGCGATCTTGCAACATCTTGACTCTAGATTTGAAATAAAAGCGAAATATTACGTAGGGGCCGACGGCGTCAACAGCAAGGTAGCTCAAGAAATAGGAGCCAAAACCAGAGGGGAAGTTTTACGGGGCTGGGAGCTTGAAGTCCTAGGGAACTTCAGGAGGGAGTGGGTTGAGGTATGGGTAAATAAAGACATCAATCCAGAATTCTTTTTCTGGGTGGCTCCAATAAACGAAGAAGAGGCCAGAATAGGCACGTTCGGAGATGTGGAATCCCTTGCAAAATTCCTCAAGGTTAGGAGGATAAACCCATCGAACGTTCTTGAGATAAAATCTGGAGCCGTAGTGCTTGGATGGAGAAGTCCTTGGGTCAAAGATAATGTCGCCTTAGTTGGCGATGCCGCCCTCCACATTAAGCCAACTACTGCCGGTGGTATAGTCTTCGGCTCGTACTGTGCTAGGGCCCTCGCCAAGGCGATACTCAATGGTAACTTGGCAGAATATGAAAAGAATTGCTCCTGGGTTAAAGAGCAAGTTAAGTTTGGGCTGAGAATCAGGAAGGTCTTCAAGTCGTTAACTCAAAAGGAGATTGAGGAAATATTCGAAGTTTTAGGCTCGGAAGATGCAAGAAAACTAATAATAGAGAAGGCCGACTTTGATGACCATGTAAAAACAGCGAAGGCCCTTTTGAGGAATCCAAGGTTGCTTGCTAGATTGATTAGGATAGCCCCGATAATCTTGAGAACGCTCCTCTGA